A single Longimicrobiaceae bacterium DNA region contains:
- a CDS encoding aldo/keto reductase translates to MDTRPLGSTGPQVSAVGLGCMGMSDLYGPADRTESIATVHAALDAGINLLDTGDFYGMGHNELLIREALQGRRREDVLISVKFGAMRDPKNGWVGYDARPAAVKNFLTYSLRRLGTDYIDVYRPARLDPAVPIEDTVGAIAEMIQAGYVRHVGLSEMGAETIRRAHAVHPVADLQIEYSLISRGIEGEILPTCRELGVAITAYGVLSRGLLSGHWSTDRAAAPGDFRAHSPRFSGENLAHNLGLVDALRGIAEAKGATVAQVAIAWVLAQGGDIVPLIGARRRDRLTEALGALDLELSADDLAEIERAVPADAAAGDRYAPQQMAMLDSERKRG, encoded by the coding sequence ATGGATACTCGTCCGCTTGGAAGCACCGGGCCGCAGGTCTCCGCCGTCGGGCTGGGATGCATGGGGATGTCGGACCTGTACGGGCCGGCTGACCGCACCGAGAGCATCGCCACGGTGCACGCCGCGCTGGATGCGGGCATAAACCTGCTGGACACGGGCGACTTCTACGGCATGGGGCACAACGAGCTGCTGATCCGCGAGGCGCTGCAGGGCCGCCGCCGCGAGGACGTGCTGATCAGCGTGAAGTTCGGCGCCATGCGCGACCCGAAGAACGGCTGGGTAGGCTACGATGCGCGGCCCGCCGCGGTGAAGAACTTCCTCACGTATAGCCTGCGCCGGCTCGGCACGGACTACATCGACGTCTACCGGCCCGCGCGGCTGGACCCGGCGGTGCCCATCGAGGACACGGTGGGCGCCATCGCGGAGATGATCCAGGCCGGGTACGTGCGCCACGTGGGCCTCTCGGAGATGGGCGCGGAGACGATCCGGCGGGCGCACGCGGTGCACCCCGTCGCGGACTTGCAGATCGAGTATTCGCTCATCTCCCGCGGCATCGAAGGCGAGATCCTGCCCACGTGCCGCGAGCTGGGCGTGGCGATCACCGCGTACGGCGTGCTGTCGCGTGGCCTGCTCAGCGGCCACTGGTCGACGGACCGCGCCGCCGCGCCGGGCGATTTCCGCGCGCATAGTCCGCGGTTCAGCGGCGAGAACCTGGCGCACAACCTGGGTCTGGTGGATGCGCTCCGCGGCATCGCCGAAGCCAAGGGCGCCACCGTCGCGCAGGTCGCGATTGCTTGGGTGCTCGCGCAGGGCGGCGACATCGTCCCGCTCATCGGCGCCCGGCGCCGCGACCGGCTGACGGAGGCACTGGGGGCGCTGGACCTAGAGCTCTCGGCAGACGACCTCGCGGAGATCGAGCGCGCAGTTCCGGCCGATGCCGCGGCCGGCGACCGCTACGCCCCGCAGCAGATGGCGATGCTCGACAGCGAGCGGAAGCGCGGGTGA